The following proteins come from a genomic window of Raphanus sativus cultivar WK10039 unplaced genomic scaffold, ASM80110v3 Scaffold0888, whole genome shotgun sequence:
- the LOC108851422 gene encoding UPF0496 protein At4g34320 codes for MGNQTSKKSRDTSSKTTTTTSMHYTTELRSYEAACKADTELQSFDTCMQARTSHVISTLATGVEVRALSFDSLKEVTECLLEMNQEVVKVILDCKKDIWKNQELFELVEDYFENSLKTLDFCAALEKGLRKARDSQLLILVALQQFEDESLAEGGNGFEKTLEELKNFKEAESPFNEDFFKLFQSVYKHQILMLEKLQNRKNKLDKKLKSIHTWRKLSNIIFVATFATVLICSVVAAAMAAPPVAAALAAATAIPLGSMGKWVDSLWKNYENALKGQKEVISSMQAGTYVAVKDLDNIRVLIERLEIEIKGMVMCAEFAVEHEAVKIGIDEIKKKLEVFKKNVEELGVQADLCSRDIRRARTVILQRIIKHPNHASSST; via the exons ATGGGAAACCAAACAAGCAAGAAGTCACGTGATACATCGTCTAAGACCACCACAACGACGAGCATGCACTACACAACGGAGCTGAGATCGTACGAGGCTGCTTGTAAAGCAGACACGGAGCTACAGTCTTTCGACACGTGCATGCAGGCACGGACAAGTCACGTGATAAGCACGCTAGCCACCGGTGTTGAGGTTCGAGCGCTCTCGTTCGATTCCCTCAAAGAAGTCACCGAGTGTTTGCTTGAGATGAATCAAGAAGTGGTGAAAGTGATTTTGGATTGTAAGAAAGATATATGGAAGAATCAAGAACTGTTTGAGCTCGTTGAAGATTACTTTGAGAATAGCTTGAAGACTCTTGACTTCTGTGCTGCTttggagaaaggtttgagaaaGGCACGTGATAGTCAGCTTTTGATTCTTGTTGCTCTTCAGCAGTTTGAAGACGAGAGCCTCGCTGAAG GTGGGAATGGATTCGAGAAGACACTTGAAGAGCTGAAGAATTTCAAAGAGGCAGAGTCTCCTTTCAATGAAGACTTCTTCAAGCTGTTCCAATCTGTCTACAAACACCAGATTCTGATGCTTGAGAAGCTGCAAAATCGCAAGAACAAGCTTGACAAGAAGCTCAAATCCATCCACACATGGAGAAAACTCTCCAACATCATCTTCGTGGCTACATTCGCCACTGTACTCATCTGCTCAGTCGTGGCTGCGGCCATGGCGGCTCCTCCCGTGGCTGCGGCTCTGGCTGCAGCTACAGCTATACCGCTGGGATCAATGGGGAAATGGGTTGATTCCCTGTGGAAAAACTATGAGAATGCACTCAAGGGACAGAAAGAGGTGATCAGCTCCATGCAGGCAGGGACGTATGTGGCGGTTAAGGACTTGGATAACATCAGGGTTCTGATTGAACGGTTGGAGATTGAGATCAAGGGGATGGTGATGTGTGCGGAGTTCGCTGTGGAGCATGAAGCAGTGAAGATTGGGATTGATGAGATTAAGAAGAAGCTGGAGGTGTTTAAGAAGAATGTGGAGGAGTTGGGGGTTCAAGCTGATTTGTGTAGCAGAGATATCAGAAGGGCAAGGACGGTGATACTGCAGAGGATCATCAAGCATCCCAACCATGCTAGTAGCAGCACCTGA